One genomic segment of Gossypium arboreum isolate Shixiya-1 chromosome 3, ASM2569848v2, whole genome shotgun sequence includes these proteins:
- the LOC108476029 gene encoding cytochrome c biogenesis protein CCS1, chloroplastic produces METLLNPSKTPNLFIPKTHLFKLSFLHSNFNPQPHSSFNRRPLSITITCKVKTSQGRKNDGKNISKKIVLTDSAPELSNEEIKAKPKGGGKAWGVIKKFPKRVLAILSNLPLAIGEMFTVAGLMALGTAIDQGESPEYYFQKYPEENPIFGFFTWRWVLTLGFDHMFSSPVFLGTLILLGTSLMACTYTTQIPLVKVARRWSFLQSADSIRKQEFSDTLPQASVSDLGVILMGAEYEVFLKGPSLYAFKGLAGRFAPIGVHLAMLLIMAGGTLSATGSFRGSVTVPQGLNFVMGDVLGPTGFLSTPTEAFNTEVHVNKFYMDYYDSGEVSQFHTDLSLFDMNGKEVMRKTLSVNDPLRYGGITIYQTDWSFSALQILKDGEGPFNLAMAPLTINGDKKLFGTFLPVGDTDSSNVKGISMLARDLQSIVLYDKQGKFAGVRRPNSKLPIEIDGTKIVIVDAIGSSGLDLKTDPGVPAVYAGFGALMLTTCISYLSHAQIWALQDGTTVIVGGKTNRAKAEFPDEMNRLLDQVPEIVESSISKKPDNIGG; encoded by the exons ATGGAAACTCTGTTAAACCCATCAAAAACCCCAAATCTCTTTATACCAAAAACCCATCTCTTTAAACTCTCTTTTCTTCATTCTAATTTTAATCCTCAACCCCATAGTTCCTTCAACAGGAGACCTCTCTCAATCACCATTACTTGCAAAGTGAAAACCTCTCAAGGTCGTAAAAACGATGGGAAGAACATATCTAAGAAGATTGTATTAACGGATTCAGCTCCAGAACTGAGTAATGAGGAAATTAAAGCAAAGCCAAAGGGTGGAGGAAAAGCTTGGGGGGTTATTAAGAAATTTCCCAAAAGAGTTTTGGCTATCTTGTCTAACTTGCCTTTGGCTATTGGTGAAATGTTCACTGTTGCTGGCCTTATGGCTCTTG GTACTGCAATTGATCAAGGGGAATCCCCTGAATACTATTTCCAAAAGTACCCTGAAGAAAATCCAATTTTTGGGTTCTTCACTTGGAGATGGGTTCTTACCCTTGGATTTGATCATATGTTTTCATCCCCCGTCTTCCTTGGAACTTTGATTCTTCTTGGTACATCACTTATGGCTTGCACTTACACTACACAAATCCCACTTGTTAAGGTCGCAAGAAG ATGGAGCTTTTTGCAGTCAGCTGATAGCATCCGAAAGCAAGAATTCTCAGATACCCTTCCTCAAGCATCGGTTAGTGATTTGGGTGTTATTCTCATGGGAGCTGAATATGAG GTTTTCTTGAAAGGGCCATCATTATATGCTTTTAAGGGACTGGCTGGTCGGTTTGCACCAATCGGAGTACATTTAGCAATGCTGCTGATAATGGCAGGTGGAACACTTAGTGCAACAGGGAGCTTCCGAGGGTCGGTCACTGTTCCGCAGGGACTCAATTTTGTTATGGGAGATGTACTGGGTCCAACCGGCTTTCTTTCCACCCCTACCGAAGCTTTCAATACTGAAGTTCATGTTAACAAATTCTATATGGACTACTACGATAGCGGAGAG GTTTCACAATTTCACACCGATCTATCATTGTTCGATATGAACGGGAAGGAAGTAATGAGGAAAACACTGAGTGTAAATGACCCTTTAAGATATGGTGGGATTACTATATACCAGACAGATTGGAGTTTTTCGGCACTGCAGATACTTAAGGATGGTGAAGGGCCATTCAATTTGGCAATGGCACCTCTAACGATCAATGGAGACAAGAAGCTTTTCGGGACGTTTCTACCAGTAGGGGACACTGATTCTTCTAATGTCAAAGGGAT ATCGATGCTTGCTCGGGATCTGCAGTCTATTGTCCTATATGATAAACAAGGGAAATTTGCTGGGGTGCGACGACCTAACTCTAAACTTCCTATAGAGATTGATGGAACGAAAATCGTCATCGTTGATGCAATCGGAAGTAGTGGTCTTGACTTGAAG ACCGATCCGGGGGTCCCAGCAGTCTATGCTGGATTTGGTGCTCTAATGCTCACAACTTGCATCAGTTATTTATCTCATGCACAG ATATGGGCGTTGCAAGATGGGACAACAGTAATCGTTGGAGGGAAGACTAACCGAGCCAAGGCTGAATTTCCAGATGAGATGAATCGCTTGCTTGATCAGGTTCCTGAAATAGTCGAGTCATCCATTTCCAAGAAACCAGATAACATTGGTGGCTAG
- the LOC108475776 gene encoding UPF0496 protein At4g34320-like yields MGNHTSKKASETTSLSAAMNVSSNLHSTTELSSYEAACKLDMELQTFDTNVQARTNQVINTLAVGVEVRALSFDSLKEVTDCLLEMNQDIVKVILEFKKDIWKNQELFELVEEYFDNSLKTLDFCSALEKCLKRARDSQLLILVALQQFDEETETGGRDSGSEIKYARTLEELKNFKAAGDPFTEEFFQIFQSVYKQQMAMLEKLQLRKNKLDKKLRYIHAWRKVSSMIFVATFATVLICSVVAAAMAAPPVAAALAAAASIPLGSMGKWIDSLWKNYENALKGQKEVISSMQAGTYVAIKDLDNIRILIDRLEIEIESMLKTADFAVEEEAVKIGIDEIKEKLGMFMKNVEDLGQQADICSRDVRRARTVVLQRIIKHPNNGKFIANNNKKRKMIHV; encoded by the coding sequence ATGGGAAATCATACCAGCAAGAAGGCATCTGAAACAACATCATTATCGGCGGCTATGAATGTTAGCAGTAATTTACATTCCACGACCGAACTGAGTTCCTACGAAGCAGCTTGTAAGCTCGACATGGAGTTGCAGACCTTCGACACTAACGTCCAAGCTCGAACAAATCAAGTGATCAACACACTTGCAGTAGGAGTCGAAGTCCGAGCACTTTCATTCGATTCATTAAAAGAGGTAACCGACTGTCTTTTAGAAATGAACCAAGATATCGTTAAAGTTATCTTGGAATTTAAGAAAGACATATGGAAGAACCAAGAACTGTTCGAGCTAGTCGAAGAATACTTCGACAACAGCTTGAAAACACTCGATTTTTGCTCGGCATTAGAGAAGTGTTTGAAACGTGCGCGCGACAGTCAGTTACTGATCCTCGTCGCATTACAACAGTTTGATGAGGAAACAGAAACTGGCGGCCGTGATAGTGGCAGTGAAATTAAATACGCGAGAACATTAGAAGAGTTGAAGAACTTCAAGGCGGCCGGAGATCCATTCACCGaagaattctttcaaatatttcaATCTGTTTATAAACAACAAATGGCAATGCTTGAAAAATTACAACTTCGTAAGAACAAGCTCGATAAGAAGCTAAGGTACATACATGCATGGCGGAAGGTGTCTAGTATGATATTTGTCGCTACGTTCGCCACTGTTTTGATATGTTCCGTCGTGGCGGCAGCCATGGCTGCACCACCGGTGGCAGCGGCTCTCGCAGCTGCAGCATCAATCCCATTAGGTTCGATGGGGAAATGGATTGATTCTTTATGGAAAAACTACGAAAACGCATTGAAAGGACAAAAGGAAGTGATTAGTTCGATGCAAGCAGGAACATACGTTGCCATTAAAGATTTGGATAACATAAGAATCCTCATTGATAGATTGGAGATTGAGATTGAATCCATGTTGAAAACTGCAGATTTTGCAGTTGAAGAAGAAGCTGTGAAAATTGGGATCGATGAAATTAAAGAGAAACTGGGGATGTTTATGAAGAACGTGGAAGATTTAGGACAACAAGCTGATATTTGTAGCAGAGATGTTAGAAGAGCAAGGACTGTTGTTCTTCAAAGAATTATAAAACATCCCAACAACGGAAAATTTATTgctaacaacaacaaaaaaagaaaaatgatcCATGTTTGA